AAGCGCATTCGCGAGATCGTTGCCGGGCAGGCCATGGCCTATGGCGTCACCGCCGAGCTCGATTATCAGCGCAATTACCCGCCCACCATCAACCACGCGAAACAGACGGAGTTCGCGGTTTCCGTCGCGCGCGGGATCGTGCCGGAGGTGGAGGACGAGTCCGTGCCCTCGATGGGGGCGGAGGATTTCTCTTACATGCTGGAGGCGCGTCCCGGTGCCTTTCTCTACATGGGCCAGGGCGAGGGGCCGTTTTGCCATCACCCGAAATTCGATTTCAACGATGAGGCGGCGCCCATCGGGGCCAGCTTCTTCGCCCGGCTGATCGAGACCCGCCACCCCTTGAAGGGCTGAACGCTTTCGCGTTTTCATGGCCCGCATAAGGAGACCCCCATGCCCGTGATCAACTCCATCGCCGCCGAGGCAGACACGCTGACGGAATGGCGCCGCCATCTGCACCGACATCCCGAGCTGCTGTTCGACTGTGTGAAGACCGCCGCCTTTGTCTCTGAAAAGCTGAGATCTTTCGGTATTTCGGAAATACACGAAAGGGTCGCGCAGACCGGCGTCGTCGCGGTGATCGAGGGCCGCGCGCCGGGTCGCACCATCGCGCTGCGCGCCGATATGGACGCGCTGCCGATGGAGGATCTCTCGGGCACGGATCACGCCTCCACCGTGCCGGGCATGGCCCATACCTGCGGGCATGACGGCCATACGACGATGCTTTTGGGGGCTGCGAAATACCTCGCCGAGACGCGCAATTTCGCGGGCCGCGTGGTGCTGCTGTTCCAGCCGGCCGAAGAGGGCGGCGGCGGTGGCAAGGTCATGGTCGAGGAAGGCGTGATGGACCGGTTCGGCGTCGAGGAGGTCTATGGCATCCACAATTCCCCGGGCGAGCCCGAGGGCCATATTCTGACCGCCCCCGGCCCGCTGATGGCCTCGGCGGACGAGTTTCGCATCGAGATCGCCGGGCAGGGCGGCCATGGCGCCGAGCCGCATATGAGCACCGATCCCGTGCCCGCCGCCGCCGCCATGGTCGGCGCTTTGCAGACCATCGTCAGCCGCAATGTCAGCGCCATCGACCGGCTGGTGGTTTCGGTCACCGAGATCCATGCCGGCACCGCGCATAATATCATCCCCGGCACCGCCTGGCTGGGCGGTACGGTGCGCAGTTTCAGCCCCGAGACCCGCGATCTGGCCGAGCGCCGGCTGCGCGAGATCGCCGAGGCGCAGTCCGCCGTCTATGGCTGCACGGCGCAGGTGATCTATGATCGCGGCTATCCACCCACGGTCAATCACGCGGCACAGGCGGCCTTTGCCGCAGAGGTGGCGCGCGCGGTGGTGGGCGACGACAAGGTGCGCGACGATATCGACCCGATCATGCCGGCGGAGGATTTCTCCTACATGCTGGAGGCACGCCCCGGCGCCTATCTCTTCCTCGGGCAGGGCGACACGCCCAATTGCCACCACCCGAAATACGATTTCAACGACGCCATCGCGCCGGTCGGCGCGTCGTTCTTCGCGCGGCTGGTGGAAACCGCGCTGCCCCTGAAAAGCTGAGGGATCTCATGGCACTGGAAGACGCAAAAACCCAGATTGACCACGCTTTCACCCGCGAGGACCTGAAGGGGCCGAGCTTTGAGAACGTGTTCGGCGGCGCCACCTCCTTCCTGCGGCGCAAATACACCAAGGATCTGCGCGGGGTGGATATCGCCGTGACCGGCGTGCCCTTCGACCAGGCGGTGACCAATCGCACGGGCACGCGGCTCGGGCCGCGCGCGATCCGCGAGGCGAGCGCGCTGCAACCCTGCGACGCGCCCTATGGCTGGGGCTACGATGTGCTGAGCGAATTCGCTATCGCCGATTACGGCGATCTGGCCTTTGACTATGCCAATGTTTCGGCCTTTCCCGAAACGCTGGAAAAACATATTTCGGGAATCCTCGAACAAGGCGCCGCGACGGTGACGCTGGGCGGCGATCACTCGATCACCCTGCCGATTCTCAAGGCCCATGCGGAGAAATACGGGCCCCTGAGCGTGATCCAGTTCGATGCCCATACCGACACCTGGGCCGATGACGATTTCAGCCGCATCGACCACGGCACCTTCATGTATAAGGCGGTGAAGCTCGGTTATGTGGACCCGGCGCGCTCGGTGCAGATCGGCATCCGCACCGACAATCCCGACACGATGGGATTTCACATCCTCGACGCCCGCGAGGTGCATCGCGAGGGGCCCGAGACCGTCGCCGCCCGCATCCACGACATCGTCGAGCGTCACCCGGTCTATCTTACATTCGACATCGACGCGCTCGACCCGGCTTTCGCGCCGGGCACCGGCACGCCGGTCTGGGGCGGGCTCAGCAGCCATCAGGCGGCGGTGATGCTGCGCGGGCTTGCCGGGATCAACCTCAAGGGCGGCGACGTGGTCGAGGTCTCGCCGCCCTTCGACACCACCGGTGCCACCGCCATCGCGGCGGCGCATGTGGCGACCGAGCTGCTTTGCCTCTGGGGCTGGACGCGACGTAAAGGTTGAATGCGCTTCGGCGGATTCCCGCGATTGTGAGCGCAACGGCCTTTTCCCGCCGGGCAGAATCATGTGAACAGGAGAGCGCGCGGCCCGGGCAGGGATTTGCTGTGCCCGGATTGCCCGGCGCTGCCGGATCGCGATGTTCAAACGAAAGGGCCGTTCGTCTTGCGGATTCTGTTCTGGATCATTCTGCTCGCCGTGATCGGCGGGCTCGCCTGGATCCGTCTTGCCCCGTCCGATCCCGCCGTCTGGCATGTGGATCCCAAGGTGAGCGCGGATCAGGATCTGGCCAGCGGCGTGCGGCGGCGAATCTCCGGCGGCGAGGCGGTCTTTGCCGCGCTGCATCGCATCATCCTGGAAACGCCGCGCACCGAGGTGCTGGCCGGCACGCCGGATGAGGGGCGGGTGACCTATATCACCCGCTCGCAATGGATGGGCTTTCCCGATTACACCACGGTGCAGCTGGGCGAGGGGCATCTGGAGCTTTACGCACGCCAGCGCTTCGGTCAGTCGGATCTCGGCGTGAACCGGACCCGGGTCGAGGGCTGGCTGGACCGGCTCGGCGCCGCGGAGTGACGGCAAATTCCTCAAAAGGAATTTGCAAATCTCTTCGAAGAGATTTGTGCCGCCCTTGACGCCTGCGCGGTTTCGGGGAAGACAGTGGCGCCATGATCCCCGCAGACCGTCTTCAGCAGATCCGAGAGCGTTTCGAATATCTTGAGGCCCGCATGGCCGAGGGATCGGGCGATATTGCCGCTCTGGGCCGCGAATATGCCGAGCTGAAACCGGTGGTCGAGCAGATCGCGGATTGGGACCGGCTCCAGACCGATCTCGCCGAGGCCGAGGCGATGCTGACCGATCCCGAGATGAAGGCGCTGGCCGAGGAGGAACTGCCCCTGCTGCGCGCGCGGCTGCCCGAGGCGGAGCAGGCGCTTCAGCTCTCGCTGCTGCCCAAGGATGCCGCCGATGCGCGCCCGGCAATCCTCGAGATCCGCCCCGGCACGGGCGGCGAGGAGGCGGCGCTCTTCGCCGGCGATCTCGCCCGCATGTATCAGCGCTATGCCGAGGCGCGCGGCTGGCGCTGGGAGGTGATTGAGGAGCAGCCGACCGAGCTTGGCGGGCTGCGCGAGCTGGTGGTGCGGATCGAGGGCGACAATGTCTTTGCCCGGCTGAAATTCGAATCCGGCGTGCACCGCGTGCAGCGCGTGCCCGAGACCGAGAGCGGCGGCCGCATCCACACCTCCGCCGCCACCGTCGCCGTATTGCCCGAGGCCGAGGCGGTAGATATCGACATCGCCCCTGGCGATATCCGCATCGACACGATGCGCAGCTCCGGTGCCGGCGGTCAGCACGTCAACACCACCGACTCGGCGGTGCGGATCACCCACCTGCCCACCGGTATCGTGGTGACCAGCTCGGAAAAATCCCAGCACCGCAACCGCGAGATCGCGATGAACGTGCTGCGCGCCCGGCTCTTCGACATGGAGCGCCAGAAGGCCGCGCAGGACCGCGCCTCGGACCGCCGCAGCCAGGTCGGCAGCGGCGACCGCTCCGAGCGCATCCGCACCTATAACTTCCCCCAGGGCCGCATGACCGATCACCGCATCGGGCTGACGCTCTACCGGCTCGACCAGATCCTCGGCGGCGATATCGACGAGATCGTCGATGCGCTCACCGCCGATGCGCAGGCGGCGCAGCTCGCGGAGATGGGCGCGTGAGGCGCGCCGGGGCGGGGGGAAAAGAATTTTCGGAGGAAAATTCTTGGGCGCGCCGATGACGGGCACGGCGCTTCTGGCCGAGGCGGTGCGACAGCTCGCAGAGGCGGGCATCCCCGATCCCGCCCGCGATGCGCGCCGGCTGCTGGCGCATGTGCTCGGCATCGCGCCCGGACGACTGACGCTGGTTCTGCCCGATCCGGTCTCTCAGGACCATGCCGCCGCCTTCGCCGCCCTGATCGCCCGCCGCGCCGCCCGGGCGCCGGTCTCGCATCTGACGGGCCAGCGCGCCTTTTACGGTCGCAGCTTTCGGGTCACCCCCGATGTGCTCGACCCGCGCCCGGAGACCGAGATCCTCATCGCTGCGGCGCTGGAGCAGCATTTCACACATCTGCTCGACCTCGGCACCGGCTCCGGCTGCATCCTGCTCACGCTGCTGGCGGAGCGCTCCGAGAGCCGGGGAATCGGCACCGATCTCTCGGACGCCGCGCTCGCCGTCGCCACCCGCAACCGCGACGCTCTGCACCTCACCTCACGCGCCACACTGAGGCAGGGCGACTGGTATGCCGCGCTTGGGCAGGTGCCGGAGCGCTTCGACCTGATCGTCTCGAACCCGCCCTATATCGCGCTGGCCGAAATGCCGGGGCTGGAAGACGAGGTGCGCCTACACGAGCCGCGCCTGGCGCTGACCGACGAGGGCGACGGGCTTGGCGCCTATCGTGCCATCGCCGCCGGCGCGGCGCGGCATCTTGTCCCGGGCGGGCGGATTCTCGTCGAGATCGGCCCCGATCAGGCCTCGGCGGTCGGCGCCCTGATGAGGCAGGCCGGGCTGGGCGATGTCGCGGTGATCCAGGATTTCGACGGGCGCGACCGGGTGGTTTCGGCCCGTCTGCAAACGCTTTGAGTCGAATGAGACGCGGATTTCTGCCGGATTTCCGGTCACCTTCACCGATTTTCCCTTGTTTCCGGGCCCCGGACATGGTTAGTCATGAGAGATCGGAGCGGTGGATGCCTTTCGGCGGTCCCGCCCGACATTAACCCTACATAAGTGTGACCCCGCATTGGATGGCGCCCTAAGCGCCGCAGGGTCACAGGGACAGTCAGACACAAGGCTGATAGCAGAACAACATGCGATCCTCGAAATCCCGTTCGCGGTCGAAGAACAACCGCAACCGCAACTCGCTGGGCAATGTCGTCAACCGGGTGTTCGACAGCTCTGGCCCCGAGGGCAAGGTGCGCGGCACGCCGCAGCAGATCATCGACAAGTACAACCAGCTGGCGCGCGACGCCTCGCTGGGCAATGACCGTGTCGCCGCCGAGAACTTCCAGCAGCATGCCGAGCATTACATGCGCATGCTGTCCGAGGCGCAGCGCGAGGTCGATGCCCGGCGCGAGCAGCAGGAGCGCGAGAACCGCGAGCGCCAGTCGCAGCGTGACCGGGAACGTGCCGAGCGCGATGCGCAGAAATCCTCCGATCGCGAGGAGGGCGACGCGCAGCCGCAATCGCAGCCGACGCCGCAGGACACGCCGCGCGCTCAAGAGGGCGGCGCGCCGCAGTCCGACGTGATCGACATGGGCGGCTCCGAAGATGCCGGTCTGGTGGAGACGCCGGAAAATCGTGAAACCCCGCCGCCCGCTGCGGAGGAAAAGCCCAAGCGCCCGCGCCGTCCGCGCAAGAAGGCCGAGCCGGCCGCCGAAGAGGGCGCAACTGCGGAGGAAAAGCCCGCCCGCAGCCGCGCGCCCCGCAAGAAAGCCGATAAGACCGACAAAACCGATAAGGGCGAGGCTCCGGCACCAGACGCCGCTGAGTAAGCTCTTGTAACAAGATACAGAAACGCCGCACCCCGGTCTCTCCGGGGCGCGGCGTTTCCGTGTCAGGTCAGGGTCAGGTCAGGTGTCAGGCCAGCGCCCGGGCCAGCGCGCAGAACTGCTCCAGCGAGACCTGCTCGGCCCGTTCCGTCGGCGCGATGCCTGCCGCCTCCAGCCGGTCCTCGATATCCGGCGCCAGCCCCTTCAGCGCGGCGCGCAGCATCTTGCGGCGCTGGTTGAAGGCGGCGGCGACCACGCGCTCCAGCACCGCGCGCTCGGCGGGAAAACGCGGCTCGGGCAGGGCGCGCAGATGCACCACGGCGGACGAAATCTTGGGGGGTGGGGTAAAAGCCGAGGGCGGCAGGCTCAGCACGATCCGCGCCTCGGCGCGCCACTGCGCCAGCACCGCGAGACGCCCATACGCCTTGCTGCCCGGCTGCGCCACGATGCGCTCGGCCACCTCGCGCTGGAACATCAGCGTCAGCGTGGTCCAGAACGGCGGCCAGGCCTCCGGCGTCAGCCAGCGCACCAGAAGCTCGGTGCCGACATTGTAGGGCAGGTTGGCACAGATCGCGATAGGCGGGGTCAGATGCGCCAGCGGATCGACCTGCAACGCATCGCCCGAGATCACCTCCAGCCGCCCGGGATAGGCTTCGGCGATCTCGGCCAGTGCGGGCAGGCAGCGCGTGTCCTTCTCGATGGCCAGCACCTTGCGCGCGCCCTCGGCCAGAAGCCCCCGGGTCAGCCCGCCGGGGCCGGGGCCGACCTCCAGCACATCCATGCCCGAGAGATCGCCCGCCTGCCGCGCGATCTTGGCGGTCAGGTTCAGATCCAGCAGAAAGTTCTGCCCCAGCGATTTCTTCGCCGAGAGCTCATGCGTCGCGATCACTTCGCGCAGCGGCGGCAGCCCGTCGATCCCGCTCATGTCTTCATCTTTCTCAAAATATTCACCGCGACGCGGGACGCCTTCGCGGCGCCCGGCATGGGCCGCGACCCGTCCGCCCGCCGGTCAAACCGTCCCACCGGCCATGCGCCAGGCGAGCGTCAGCGCCGCCACCGTCGAGGAAGGGTTGGCGATGCCCTTTCCGGCGATGCCGAAGGCGGTGCCGTGATCGGGCGAGGTGCGGATGAAGGGCAGGCCCAGCGTCACGTTCACGCCCTTGTCGAAGCCCAGCGTCTTGATCGGGATCAGCGCCTGGTCGTGATACATGCAGACCGCCGCGTCATAGCCCGCCCGCGCCTCCGCATGAAACATCGTATCGGCGGGCAGCGGGCCTGCCAGATCCATGCCCTCGCCACGCAGCCGGTCGAGCACCGGCACGATCAGCTCGATCTCCTCGCGGCCCATGCGCCCGCCTTCGCCCGCATGCGGGTTGAGCCCGGCCACGGCGATGCGCGGCGCGGCGATGCCGAACTGCGCGATGAGCGCCGCATGGGTGATGCGCAGGCGCTTTTCCAGAAGCTCGGCGGTCAGCGCGCGCGGCACTTCGGAGAGCGCGATATGGATGGTGGCGGGCACGACGCGCAGCTCGTCGGAGGCGAGCATCATCACCACCTCGTCAGCGCCGGCGAGGGCCGCGAGATATTCCGTATGGCCGGGATAGGCAAAGCCCGCACCCTCGGCCAGCGCCTGTTTCGAAATCGGCAGGGTACAGAGCGCCGAACAGGCGCCCTCCTGCACCAGCGCCACGCCGTGCGCGATGGCCTCGATCACTCCGGCGGCCTGTGCGGGTTGCGGCGTGCCGGGCTCGCGCGGGCCGGGCAGGGCGAGCGGCAGCACCGGCAGCGCCTCCTCGGCCGCTTGCGCCGCCTCCTCGGGGCTGCTCACCAGCACATGCGGCACGCGGCCCGGCAGATGCGCGGGCTCTCCGATCCAGACGAAAGGCAGCGCCGCGCCGAGGATCTCCCAGGCGCTTTCCGCCAGTTCCGGGCCGATCCCTGACGGTTCCCCGCAGCTCATAGCGACGGGTGCGGGGGCGGCGCTCATTTCTCGACGATGCGAGCGTTGGCGCGCAGCTGCGCGAGATAGGCATCGGCCAGAGCGCCGACGCGGCGATTGCGCAGCCCCATCTCGACCTCCGCGCGGTCGGCCTCCTCGGAGACGGCGGCGGTGCGGCCGCAGAGCATCAGGAAGACCAGCGTCTGCCCGTCCGAGCGCGTCAGCGCGGTCGAGACCTCGCCGGGATCGAGCTTGGAAAGCTCATAGGCGATGTCGGTGGGGATCTCGGCGGGCGGCAGCGTGCCGCGGTCCAGCACGTTTTCCGGCTGGCCCTTGGCGACGCCGTAAAGATCGTCGCAGCGGTCCACCCGCTCCGCCAGCACCCGCGCCTTGGCCAGCGTCTCGGGGCTGCGCCCGCCCGGCATGTAATAGGCGGCGTATTCCACCGCCGCGATCTCGGCCGGGGTATAGCCGGTCTCTTCGATATCGCGCAGCTGGAACAGGGCGATGGCGCCGGGGATCGGCAGCGGGTCGGTCACTTCGCCGGGCGCCAGCCCGAGCAGCAGCGGACGCAGTTGTGGCGGCAGGTCGGTCAGTTCGCGCCACGGCAGGCGCCCGCCGGCGCCGCGCGTCGCGGTGGCGGAATAGCGTCGCGCCTCGGCGGAGAACTCGGCCAGCGAGGTGAGCTGAGAGATCCGCGCGGCGCGGGCGCGCACCTCCTCGGCGTTCTGCGGCGTCATCGGCATGATCAGCTCGGAGAGCAGCACCCGCACGTCGGAGCCCCCGCCGGCGCCCGCGAGCGCGCGGTCGATCTCGTCGGGCGAGACCTGCGCGCGTTGCGCGAACCTGCCTTGCACCAGCGTCCGCCAGGCGGTGCCGGCGCGGATGAAATCGCGGAACGTCTCTTCGGCGACGCCGCCGCGCGCCAGCTCGGTGATGAACTCCTCGCGGCTGAGCTCTGCGCGGCCGGCGAATTCCTCCATGCCGTCGAGAATCTCCTGCTCGCTGGGCTCGATCCCGGCCTCGCGGGCGGCCAGCAGCCGCAGCCGGTCGTCGATGAGCTGCTCGCGGGCGAGCTCCGCCGGATTGCCCGGCGCGTTGAGCAGCGTCAGCATTTGCGCGCGCTGGTCGATCTCGTATTGCGTGATCACCATTTCATCGACGGTGATCGCCGGTGCGAACAGCCCCTGCGCCGGGGCCGTTGCGGGGGTCACGGCCAGCGCGAGCCCCGTGGCGAGAACGAGCGAGCGGAAAAGGCGGGCAGGGGTCAGTTGCATGTGCGTCGGTACTCCTTGGCGCTGCCTGTGGTGCCAAAGCCTGTCAGCGCCACTGTCAGGCCGAAATCTGTGGACGGTTCGAGGTTGGTCGAGGAGGCAAATTTGCGCATCACCGAGAAATCCACCTGAACGCATTCATTGCGGTATTGCAGCCCCAGCCCGGTGCGGTCAAGCCGCTGGTCGGCAAGGTCATAGCGCCACTCCGCCGAACCGGTCCAGTGGCGGTTGATCCGGTAGGAGCCGTCAAAGCCCCATTCGGCCTGCCCCTCGTCGCGGTCCTCGTCGGCATCCTGCACCATCATCACATAGGTGGCGCCCAGATCCATGCGCGCATTCGCCCAGCTGGCGCGGGCCTCGGCCTTGCTGAACTCGGCGCTTTCGTCGAGCAGCCCGCGCGCCGAGATGCGCAGACCCAGCGGGTTGGTGAAGCCGCCGGCGATCAACCAGTCCGAGGCCTCGCCCTCGAGGCCCGAAGAGCGGCTGAAATCATCGTCCACCCGGTCGCGCCAGACCCGGCCGAGGGTCAGCGCGGCGGTCCAGCCCGCCGGCGCCTCGTGCAGCCAGCGCAGCCCGGCGGCGAGTAGCCGGCCGCGCTCGTGCCGGTCGTCGGCGGGGAAGCGCGACAGCGACAGCAGGTTGGCCTCGTCGAACTCGACCCGGGTGCTTTCGTCGTTGGGGATGTCCGGGCGTTCGCCGCCGACCCAGCCATATTGCAGCACCGGCTCCAGCAGGGTGCGCTCGCCATAAGCGCCGCGCCGGATCAGCGGCCAGCGCAGCTCCAGCGCCGCGCCGGGGGTGAACTGCGAGGCCTCGCTGTCGGAGGCGGCGTCGTCGCGCACCGCGTAGCGGTCGGCCCAGAGATACCCCGAGACACCGGCACGGATGCCTCCCGCCAGCGTCCAGCGCCGTTGCCAGCTCGCCTCGGCCGAGAGCCGCGCCATGTCGCGCCCGTCGACGACGCTGTCGTCGTCATTGCTGTCGATATCCAGATCCGAGCGCCGGTAATGCGAATGCACCATCGCCCCGAGCCGCAGCTCGCCGCCCATGCGCGTGGGGAAGAACCGCCGCTCGTACATCGCGTTGATCATGGTGGAGGGCTGGGTGTCGTTTTCCTCGGCGGCGCGCAGCGTCTCGTAATAAAGCAGATCGCCCTGGATATATTCGTCCCTGCGGGCGCGGCTCACGGTCAGCGCGCTTTCCAGCCGTTCGCTGGGGCCGTAATCGTATTCGTTGAAATAGGCGTCGTCCGAAACGCTCTGGATATCGAATTCGAGCTTGAAATCGTCGCGCAGATCGAAGTCGCCCTCGATGAAGAGATAGCCGCGGGTATCGTCAGGCCGCAGCGTGTCCTTGGTCACCGCGCCGTTCACCTCGATCGTGCCATTGGCAAAGGCGCGGCGGTAACGTGCCTCCAGCGTGCGGGTTTCCGAGGAGACATAGGGCGTCAGGGTGATGTCCTGATGATCGCCGAGCGGAATGAAATAGGGCACGCGCAACCCGGTGCCGAGCAGCGTGGTGCTGCGGATCGTCGGCGTCAGGAAGCCGCGTGCGCGCTTCAGCGACGGGTCGGGCAGGCGCATATGCGGCAGCCAGAAGATCGGCACGTCGAGCAGGCGGAACTGCGCGCCCTCGAAATAGAGCTGGCGCTCGTCCTGATCGTGGATCACCCGGTTGGCGCGGATCTGCCAGAGCGGCACCTGATTGCGGCCGCAGACCTGGCAGGAGGTCACCGCGACGCGCGAAAGCTGGGTATAGCGACCCTCGACCCGCTGCGCCTCGACCGCCGCCAGTTGCAGCTGGTCGTCCATCACCATGCGGGCGCCCTTCAGCAGCCCGTTGCGCAGGCCTTCCTCCATCTCGGCGGCATCGGCGAGCAGCAGGTTGCCGGCCTCGTCGGTGATCCGGATCGGCCCCTCGATGGTCAGCGTGCCGTTCTCCTGATCGAAGAGGATGCGCGTGGCGGTCATCCGCATGCCGTCATGCAGCGCCTCGACATTGCCGGAGGCGACGAGCCGCGTGCCGTCCTCGACAAAGACCGAATCCGCGATGAGCAGCGCGGGCTCGGTGCTTTCGTCCTGCGCATCGGCGGCGATGGTGGTGGTCTGTGCGAGCACCGGCAGCGGCGCCGAAAGCGCGAGCAGGGCGGCGAGGCAGAGCGGGCGGGCGAGGCGGATCATCAGCCGTCCTCCATCTGAAGGACGAGTCCCAGCGCCAGCAGCAGCGATGCCACCGGCGGGATCCAGGCGGCGAGGATCGGCGGCAACTGGCCGTTCTCACCCATGATCTGCGCGAAATTGCGCACGTAGTAGAGGCCGAAGCCAAGCAGCACGGCGGCCAGCACATGCAGGCCGGTGCGTCCCAGCCGCGCCGGGCGCATGGTAAAGCCCGCGGCGACGAGCACCATGGCGATCAGAAAGACAGGCCGCGCCAGCTCCATCTGGAACCAGACCACATGGCGTCGCGCGGAAAAGCCCGCCTGTTCCAGCCCGCCGATGAACGCCGGCAGATCCCAGATCGCGATGGCCGAGGGCTTGCCGAAACGGTCGCGGATGCCGTCCTGCGTCAGATCCGACTCGATGCGCAGCACGTCGTGGCGCTCGGCGGAGCTTTCGGGGTTGAGCCCGGCGGCGAGCGGCCAGGCCTTGGCGTCATGCAGCACCCAGGCGCCGTTTTCCAGCGCCGCCTCGGCGGCCTGGATGCGGCGCACCGGCCCGCCATCGGGGGCATAGGCGAGAAAGCTCACGTCATAGAGCACCGTGGCATCGGGATTGGCGCGGTCGGCGCGGATCACCGTCTGACCGCGCGCGCCGCCCTGACGCAGCCACAGCCCTTCCTTGCCGATGGAGATCACCGAGGCGCCGTCGCTCTCGTAGCTTTCGGTCAGGTCGCTGGCGCGTTTCGAGGTGGCGGCGACGAGCGGGTTGAGCATCGCCACGGTAATGCCGCTGATCACCAGCGCCACCAGCACCGGCCCCAGCAGCGCGGTGAGCCCGGCACGCCCGGCGGCGCGCACCACCACCAGCTCGGAGCTGCGCGCCAGCATCAGGAACAGCGCCGCCGTGGCGAGGATCATCACCAGCGGCAGGATCTCGTAGAGTCCCTCGGGCAGTTTCAGCAGCGTCACCTGCACCACCTGGCCAAAGCTCACGTCACTGTCGAACTTGCGCAGTTGTTCGACCAGATCGACGAGGCCGAGGAACAGCGCGAAGATGCCGAGGATCGACATGAACATCCAGAAGAAGCGCCGGGCGAAATAGCGGTGCAGGATCATGCGGGCGCCGCCTCCGTCTCGGGGGCGGGCTTGCCGGGGCGGAAGGGCCGCGAGGCGCGCCAGAGCAGCACGCCGGCGATGCCGGTGCCGGTCACGCTCGGCAGGTAGATCAGCGGCCAGAGCGCGGCATTGGCGCGCACCGGATCGCTCACCGCGCTTTCCACCAGTTTCACCAGCACCAGCAGAAAGATCGCCCCGACGATTTGCCGGGTGATGCCAAAGCGCGAGAAGGTGCCGGTCATCAGCGCCGCATAGCCGATCAGCGCCGCCACCACGCAGAGCAGCGGCTGCTCGAAGCGCATATGCGCCTCCTCCAGCACCTCGCCGATGCTGTCATCGACCTCTGTTGCCACGGCGTTCGTCTCGGTCAGCAGCTCCCAGGTGGAGATCTGCCGGCTGCGCCGTCCGGGCTGGTTGCCGGCGGAGACCAGCTCGCTGATATCGTAGGTGAGATCGGTGAAATTGGTGGTCGAAAGCGTCTCTTCGGCGCGCAGGAAGGTCTGCGCGATGCCCGATTTCATCGCCAGTTTCGGCCCGGAATCGTCGCGCAGGATATAGGCGGTCTCTGCCGTGTAGGTCATCGAGCGCCGGGAATCGCGGCGGTCCGACAGGTAGACATCCTTCAGCTCGCCCTCGGGGGTGATGTCGCGGATATAGAAGGTCACGCCACGGGTCGGGTGCAGAAAGGTGCCCTCATGCAGCAGCCTTGCCGAGACCGAGCCGGAGATCTGCGACTCGCGCAGGCGCAGCTGGGCGATGGAGGCGGGCACCAGCAGGTGGCTGAGAATCGCCATCATCGCACCGATCACCAGCCCGAAGATCAGCACCGGGCGCGCGATGCGCCATGGCGAGTAGCCCATGGTCTTGATCACCGTCAGCTCGGATTCGTTCGACATGCGGTTGGTGACATAGACCGCCGCGCCAAAGGCCGCGATGGGCAGCACGATGGCGATGACGCCCGGCAGGCTCAGCAGCGTGAATTCGAGAAAGATGCCCGCGGTATGGCCGTCGGCGATCAGCTCGTCGAACAGGCTCACCGACCGGTTGACCCAATAGACCATCACCAGCACAAGGGCAAAAAACCCAAAGACCACCATGAGTTGCGACAGCATATATCTGTCGAATCTCTG
The window above is part of the Salipiger abyssi genome. Proteins encoded here:
- a CDS encoding M20 aminoacylase family protein — its product is MPVINSIAAEADTLTEWRRHLHRHPELLFDCVKTAAFVSEKLRSFGISEIHERVAQTGVVAVIEGRAPGRTIALRADMDALPMEDLSGTDHASTVPGMAHTCGHDGHTTMLLGAAKYLAETRNFAGRVVLLFQPAEEGGGGGKVMVEEGVMDRFGVEEVYGIHNSPGEPEGHILTAPGPLMASADEFRIEIAGQGGHGAEPHMSTDPVPAAAAMVGALQTIVSRNVSAIDRLVVSVTEIHAGTAHNIIPGTAWLGGTVRSFSPETRDLAERRLREIAEAQSAVYGCTAQVIYDRGYPPTVNHAAQAAFAAEVARAVVGDDKVRDDIDPIMPAEDFSYMLEARPGAYLFLGQGDTPNCHHPKYDFNDAIAPVGASFFARLVETALPLKS
- the speB gene encoding agmatinase; this encodes MALEDAKTQIDHAFTREDLKGPSFENVFGGATSFLRRKYTKDLRGVDIAVTGVPFDQAVTNRTGTRLGPRAIREASALQPCDAPYGWGYDVLSEFAIADYGDLAFDYANVSAFPETLEKHISGILEQGAATVTLGGDHSITLPILKAHAEKYGPLSVIQFDAHTDTWADDDFSRIDHGTFMYKAVKLGYVDPARSVQIGIRTDNPDTMGFHILDAREVHREGPETVAARIHDIVERHPVYLTFDIDALDPAFAPGTGTPVWGGLSSHQAAVMLRGLAGINLKGGDVVEVSPPFDTTGATAIAAAHVATELLCLWGWTRRKG
- a CDS encoding DUF1499 domain-containing protein, producing MLFWIILLAVIGGLAWIRLAPSDPAVWHVDPKVSADQDLASGVRRRISGGEAVFAALHRIILETPRTEVLAGTPDEGRVTYITRSQWMGFPDYTTVQLGEGHLELYARQRFGQSDLGVNRTRVEGWLDRLGAAE
- the prfA gene encoding peptide chain release factor 1; the protein is MIPADRLQQIRERFEYLEARMAEGSGDIAALGREYAELKPVVEQIADWDRLQTDLAEAEAMLTDPEMKALAEEELPLLRARLPEAEQALQLSLLPKDAADARPAILEIRPGTGGEEAALFAGDLARMYQRYAEARGWRWEVIEEQPTELGGLRELVVRIEGDNVFARLKFESGVHRVQRVPETESGGRIHTSAATVAVLPEAEAVDIDIAPGDIRIDTMRSSGAGGQHVNTTDSAVRITHLPTGIVVTSSEKSQHRNREIAMNVLRARLFDMERQKAAQDRASDRRSQVGSGDRSERIRTYNFPQGRMTDHRIGLTLYRLDQILGGDIDEIVDALTADAQAAQLAEMGA
- the prmC gene encoding peptide chain release factor N(5)-glutamine methyltransferase, with product MTGTALLAEAVRQLAEAGIPDPARDARRLLAHVLGIAPGRLTLVLPDPVSQDHAAAFAALIARRAARAPVSHLTGQRAFYGRSFRVTPDVLDPRPETEILIAAALEQHFTHLLDLGTGSGCILLTLLAERSESRGIGTDLSDAALAVATRNRDALHLTSRATLRQGDWYAALGQVPERFDLIVSNPPYIALAEMPGLEDEVRLHEPRLALTDEGDGLGAYRAIAAGAARHLVPGGRILVEIGPDQASAVGALMRQAGLGDVAVIQDFDGRDRVVSARLQTL
- a CDS encoding DUF4167 domain-containing protein; protein product: MRSSKSRSRSKNNRNRNSLGNVVNRVFDSSGPEGKVRGTPQQIIDKYNQLARDASLGNDRVAAENFQQHAEHYMRMLSEAQREVDARREQQERENRERQSQRDRERAERDAQKSSDREEGDAQPQSQPTPQDTPRAQEGGAPQSDVIDMGGSEDAGLVETPENRETPPPAAEEKPKRPRRPRKKAEPAAEEGATAEEKPARSRAPRKKADKTDKTDKGEAPAPDAAE
- the rsmA gene encoding 16S rRNA (adenine(1518)-N(6)/adenine(1519)-N(6))-dimethyltransferase RsmA, which codes for MSGIDGLPPLREVIATHELSAKKSLGQNFLLDLNLTAKIARQAGDLSGMDVLEVGPGPGGLTRGLLAEGARKVLAIEKDTRCLPALAEIAEAYPGRLEVISGDALQVDPLAHLTPPIAICANLPYNVGTELLVRWLTPEAWPPFWTTLTLMFQREVAERIVAQPGSKAYGRLAVLAQWRAEARIVLSLPPSAFTPPPKISSAVVHLRALPEPRFPAERAVLERVVAAAFNQRRKMLRAALKGLAPDIEDRLEAAGIAPTERAEQVSLEQFCALARALA